From Pseudovibrio sp. Tun.PSC04-5.I4, a single genomic window includes:
- a CDS encoding GntR family transcriptional regulator — MLHSTKDRSIISRFGISPFATSSSRKSDAVYHYLKERIIVGMLRPGAAIAEQQVASACDCAQGTVREALLRLQQSGLVVRHDYKGTRVAGVQRAEVLEMAKIRTQLEEQAGRLVASKIHPETRDLLFEILDAMCQTAMDNETYLCSAYDHMFHTTIFNLSELRGLQPILKRCAMHMYRVTLSHRGIPLNPEEVYQQHVVIIEAHCKGSPDEAAHAARQHVEFLIDTWMSEQTFLAFAVPESK, encoded by the coding sequence ATGCTGCACTCCACTAAGGACCGCTCCATTATCTCCCGCTTTGGAATTTCACCGTTTGCGACTTCCAGTAGCCGCAAAAGTGATGCCGTTTACCACTACTTAAAAGAGCGCATTATTGTGGGGATGCTTCGTCCCGGTGCTGCAATTGCTGAACAGCAAGTCGCGTCGGCATGTGATTGCGCCCAGGGAACAGTGCGGGAAGCTCTATTACGTCTGCAGCAGTCCGGGCTTGTTGTTCGGCATGATTACAAAGGGACTCGTGTCGCAGGAGTTCAACGCGCAGAAGTGCTTGAAATGGCGAAAATCAGGACACAATTGGAAGAGCAGGCCGGTCGGCTGGTCGCTTCAAAAATACACCCTGAAACGAGAGACCTTCTGTTCGAAATTTTAGACGCAATGTGTCAAACAGCGATGGATAATGAAACTTATCTGTGCAGCGCGTATGACCACATGTTCCATACGACTATATTCAATCTATCGGAATTAAGGGGCTTGCAGCCAATTTTGAAACGCTGCGCCATGCACATGTATCGTGTCACTCTTAGCCATAGAGGCATTCCGTTGAACCCGGAAGAAGTGTATCAGCAACACGTTGTCATTATTGAAGCACACTGCAAAGGCTCCCCGGATGAGGCCGCACATGCAGCTAGACAACACGTCGAATTCTTGATTGATACATGGATGTCCGAGCAAACTTTTTTGGCGTTTGCAGTTCCAGAGAGCAAATAA
- the gyrB gene encoding DNA topoisomerase (ATP-hydrolyzing) subunit B, translating to MSETSTPENGGPEQENGAGEYGADSIKVLRGLDAVRKRPGMYIGDTDDGSGLHHMVYEVVDNAIDEALAGHADHVTVTLNAEGSVTVTDNGRGIPVDIHSEEGISAAEVIMTQLHAGGKFDSNSYKVSGGLHGVGVSVVNALSTVLDLRVFRNNKEHFIRFNHGDAVAPLAVVGDAPGRTGTEVTFTPSQETFTNVDFDYDTLEHRLRELAFLNSGARIILTDNRGVETRREELYYEGGLEAFVKYLDRAKHPLIEQPVLMMAEKDGVTVEVAMWWNSSYHENVLCFTNNIPQRDGGTHLAGFRAALTRQLTGYADSSGVLKREKVNPTGEDCREGLSCVLSVKVPDPKFSSQTKDKLVSSEVRAVVENLVGAALSSWLEENPQPAKSIIAKVVEAASAREAARKARELTRRKGALDIASLPGKLADCQERDASKAEIFIVEGDSAGGSAKQGRDRSNQAVLPLKGKILNVERARFDKMISSQEIGTLITALGTGIGTEEFNVDKLRYHKIIIMTDADVDGAHIRTLLLTFLFRQMPALIERGYVYIAQPPLYKVKRGQSEQYLKDEAALEEYLVSAGLDDTSLTLSGGEVRMGADLRSVVEEARNISNVLNGLHTRYNRGVVEQAAIAGALNPDNMHDHEKAQEAAAYIARRLDILADEFERGWEGEATVDGDLIFSRTVRGVKEVTTIDAALLASADARRLNSYFKHLGEIYHKAASLTRKDKTIQIRGPQALLNAVYAQGRKGISMQRYKGLGEMNPEQLWETTLDPNVRSLLQVRIKEADEADDIFTKLMGDEVEPRREFIQNNALSVANLDV from the coding sequence ATGAGCGAAACGTCGACCCCAGAAAATGGCGGACCTGAGCAAGAAAATGGCGCAGGTGAATACGGTGCAGATTCCATCAAAGTGCTGCGAGGCCTCGATGCTGTCCGTAAGCGTCCCGGCATGTACATCGGTGATACCGATGATGGGTCAGGTTTGCACCATATGGTCTATGAGGTCGTCGATAACGCCATCGATGAAGCACTGGCAGGTCATGCTGATCATGTGACCGTTACGCTCAATGCAGAAGGTTCTGTCACTGTAACCGATAATGGTCGCGGAATTCCGGTTGATATTCACTCCGAAGAAGGCATTTCTGCTGCCGAAGTGATCATGACGCAGCTTCACGCTGGCGGCAAGTTCGACAGTAATTCCTATAAGGTTTCAGGCGGCCTGCATGGTGTGGGTGTTTCCGTGGTGAATGCGCTTTCCACGGTTTTGGACCTGCGTGTTTTCAGAAACAACAAAGAGCATTTCATTCGCTTCAATCATGGTGATGCGGTTGCTCCTCTTGCCGTTGTTGGTGATGCGCCAGGACGAACCGGCACCGAGGTAACATTTACCCCGTCTCAAGAAACTTTCACCAATGTTGATTTTGACTACGACACTCTGGAGCATCGGCTCCGTGAGTTGGCGTTCCTCAACTCTGGTGCACGGATTATTTTAACAGACAATCGTGGTGTCGAGACCCGACGTGAAGAGCTTTACTACGAAGGTGGCTTGGAAGCCTTCGTGAAGTATCTGGATCGCGCTAAGCATCCATTGATCGAACAGCCTGTTCTGATGATGGCCGAGAAAGACGGCGTCACTGTAGAAGTGGCGATGTGGTGGAACTCCAGCTACCACGAAAATGTTCTTTGTTTCACGAACAATATTCCGCAACGCGATGGTGGTACGCACCTTGCGGGCTTCCGTGCAGCCCTTACGCGTCAGCTGACCGGTTATGCGGATAGCTCAGGAGTTTTGAAGCGTGAAAAAGTTAATCCAACAGGCGAAGATTGTCGTGAAGGCCTCTCCTGTGTGCTGTCCGTAAAAGTTCCAGATCCAAAGTTCTCGTCACAAACAAAAGACAAGCTGGTTTCCTCTGAAGTCCGCGCTGTTGTTGAGAATCTCGTTGGCGCTGCACTTTCTAGCTGGTTGGAGGAAAACCCACAGCCTGCTAAATCGATCATTGCAAAAGTGGTAGAAGCTGCAAGCGCTCGTGAAGCTGCCCGTAAAGCGCGTGAGTTAACACGCCGCAAAGGGGCGCTGGATATAGCATCCCTACCCGGAAAATTGGCCGATTGTCAGGAGCGCGATGCTTCTAAAGCTGAAATCTTCATAGTGGAAGGTGACTCAGCGGGTGGCTCTGCCAAACAGGGCCGCGACAGATCAAACCAGGCTGTTTTGCCTCTGAAGGGTAAGATCCTCAACGTTGAACGCGCGCGTTTTGATAAGATGATTTCCTCTCAGGAAATTGGCACGCTTATCACCGCACTCGGCACCGGCATTGGGACTGAAGAATTCAACGTTGATAAGTTGCGTTACCACAAAATCATCATCATGACTGATGCGGATGTTGATGGTGCACATATCAGAACATTGCTGCTCACTTTCCTATTCCGTCAGATGCCTGCCCTTATTGAGCGTGGATATGTCTACATTGCACAGCCTCCGCTTTACAAAGTGAAGCGCGGTCAATCTGAGCAGTATCTGAAAGATGAGGCTGCACTGGAAGAATACCTCGTGAGCGCTGGTCTGGATGACACCTCTTTAACCCTATCCGGCGGAGAAGTCCGCATGGGGGCAGATCTGCGTAGTGTTGTTGAAGAAGCTCGCAATATTTCCAATGTTTTGAATGGCCTCCATACTCGTTATAATCGCGGTGTTGTTGAACAGGCCGCTATTGCTGGCGCACTTAATCCAGACAACATGCATGATCATGAAAAAGCGCAGGAAGCTGCAGCTTACATTGCGCGTCGTCTGGATATTCTTGCGGATGAATTCGAACGTGGTTGGGAAGGTGAAGCAACTGTCGACGGTGATCTGATCTTCTCGCGTACCGTTCGCGGCGTGAAGGAAGTTACCACGATTGATGCAGCACTGCTCGCGTCTGCGGATGCTCGTCGTTTGAATTCCTACTTCAAGCACCTTGGTGAAATCTACCATAAGGCCGCTTCGCTGACCCGCAAGGATAAAACAATCCAAATCCGCGGGCCTCAGGCGCTTCTTAATGCTGTGTATGCACAAGGCCGTAAAGGCATTTCCATGCAGCGTTATAAAGGGTTGGGCGAAATGAACCCTGAGCAGCTTTGGGAAACGACACTGGATCCGAACGTTCGCTCGCTGCTGCAAGTCAGAATTAAAGAGGCTGATGAAGCTGATGATATCTTTACCAAGCTGATGGGTGATGAAGTGGAGCCGCGCCGTGAGTTCATTCAGAACAACGCTCTATCAGTAGCCAACTTGGACGTATAA
- a CDS encoding LysE family translocator, with amino-acid sequence MDFTSLALFGGTLFTLAIIPGPAVFAIITRSMSFGKKGSLLFCLGLLCGDLLWFSMAALGLAAIATNFEGAFIALRWFGAAYLAYIAYGIWKSSSNADVGQLENDQLPSASAFASLLSGMLFNLSNPKAIIFYLALMPNLVRMDDLTALGFLELALVLSTVLLSINGTYSFLAVKLRGVLSSQKALHSLNRLACIGLIGIATLMIAR; translated from the coding sequence ATGGACTTTACTAGCCTCGCACTTTTTGGCGGAACACTCTTCACGCTTGCTATCATCCCGGGGCCTGCTGTCTTTGCAATAATTACTCGCAGCATGAGCTTTGGGAAAAAGGGTTCCCTGCTCTTTTGCCTTGGTTTGTTGTGTGGTGATTTGCTTTGGTTTTCCATGGCAGCATTGGGTTTGGCTGCGATCGCGACAAATTTCGAAGGCGCTTTCATCGCCTTACGGTGGTTTGGCGCGGCTTATCTTGCATATATTGCGTACGGTATATGGAAATCCAGCAGTAATGCGGATGTAGGCCAGTTAGAGAACGACCAATTGCCGAGTGCGTCAGCTTTTGCGTCTTTGTTGTCTGGAATGCTATTCAATCTCTCCAATCCAAAGGCGATCATCTTCTATTTGGCTTTGATGCCAAATCTCGTACGAATGGATGATCTGACGGCGCTTGGGTTCTTAGAGCTCGCTTTAGTGTTGTCGACTGTGCTACTCTCGATCAACGGAACTTATTCATTCTTGGCGGTTAAACTGCGTGGGGTGTTGAGCTCGCAAAAGGCATTGCACAGTCTAAATCGGTTGGCGTGCATAGGGTTGATTGGCATTGCCACACTAATGATCGCACGTTAA
- a CDS encoding LysE family translocator, whose protein sequence is MELAVLLFFAGTLFAAAITPGPGIAALLARILGQGTHGAAFFVVGMICSDLFWFTLAIMGLSAIASNYELVFTALKWAGAAYLLYVAWGMWNSGGIIPTQANAAPLNASSRMTSLLAGLTMNLSNPKVVIFYMALMPNIVPMDQINLLAYWELVGTMAFVLFSVFGIYSVLAVTAKKLISSKRAFQRLNRGSSMVMVGVAATMVTR, encoded by the coding sequence ATGGAATTAGCTGTACTTTTATTTTTTGCGGGAACATTGTTCGCTGCTGCAATTACCCCTGGTCCCGGTATCGCTGCGTTACTGGCACGGATTCTTGGTCAGGGAACGCACGGTGCTGCCTTTTTCGTTGTTGGGATGATCTGTTCGGATCTCTTCTGGTTTACCTTGGCAATTATGGGGCTCTCAGCTATCGCTTCCAACTATGAGCTTGTTTTTACGGCTCTTAAATGGGCGGGCGCGGCCTATTTGCTTTATGTTGCATGGGGAATGTGGAATTCGGGTGGCATCATTCCGACGCAAGCAAATGCAGCTCCGTTAAATGCGTCCTCCAGAATGACGTCCCTTCTGGCGGGTTTGACTATGAACCTCTCCAACCCAAAGGTTGTGATCTTCTATATGGCTTTGATGCCGAACATCGTGCCTATGGATCAGATAAACCTGCTGGCCTATTGGGAGCTCGTTGGAACGATGGCTTTTGTACTGTTCTCAGTGTTTGGAATCTATTCAGTTCTAGCCGTTACAGCAAAGAAGCTGATTTCGTCAAAACGGGCATTCCAGCGTTTGAACCGAGGGTCAAGCATGGTGATGGTGGGCGTTGCAGCAACCATGGTGACGCGGTAA
- the recF gene encoding DNA replication/repair protein RecF: MSDPVPVALSRLALTDFRNYSATSVQLDSRMIAFVGDNGTGKTNILEAISFLSAGRGLRRATLSDIARADGAGGWAVSAIFDGEYGETRMGTGLIAGEPGRRVRIDGEEARSSEALLEYLRVLWLVPSMDGLFTGSASDRRKFLDRLVLSLNPSHGRSVASFEKALRQRNRLLSENGTPEYLDAIEAQVAELGTAVALARSETVSLLSKTLDTQKQLGLPFPSAEIHLQGAFETATIGMSAADREDSYRDLLVEGRYRDRGAGRTLDGPHRSDLYVVHSEKTMPASQASTGEQKALLIGLVLAHADLTAAISGMTPILLLDEVAAHLDPGRREALFARLEVLGGQVFMTGTDQNLFKDLPSASQIINVANGAITLS; the protein is encoded by the coding sequence ATGTCGGATCCAGTGCCTGTGGCGCTTTCTCGCCTCGCGCTAACGGATTTTCGGAACTACAGCGCAACGAGTGTGCAGCTGGATAGTCGAATGATCGCCTTCGTCGGCGATAACGGCACGGGCAAAACGAATATTCTCGAAGCCATTTCGTTCCTATCCGCTGGCCGTGGACTTCGCCGCGCAACATTGAGCGATATTGCGCGTGCAGATGGCGCCGGTGGTTGGGCTGTGAGTGCTATATTCGACGGCGAATATGGTGAGACACGCATGGGTACTGGCCTGATTGCTGGAGAACCGGGCCGCCGCGTCCGCATCGATGGAGAAGAAGCACGCTCTTCGGAAGCTTTACTGGAATACCTTCGGGTTCTTTGGTTGGTCCCGTCCATGGATGGGTTATTTACCGGCTCCGCTTCCGATCGCCGCAAATTCCTTGATCGTCTGGTTCTCTCTCTTAATCCATCTCATGGTCGCAGCGTTGCAAGTTTCGAGAAAGCTCTGCGCCAGCGCAATCGCCTGTTATCCGAAAACGGAACGCCTGAATATCTGGATGCGATAGAAGCGCAAGTTGCTGAATTGGGCACTGCTGTTGCATTGGCTCGAAGCGAAACGGTGAGCCTCCTCTCCAAAACGCTTGATACGCAAAAGCAGCTTGGCCTCCCCTTCCCATCTGCGGAAATTCACCTGCAGGGTGCTTTTGAAACGGCAACCATTGGGATGAGTGCTGCCGATAGAGAAGACAGCTACCGCGATTTACTCGTGGAAGGTCGCTATAGAGATCGAGGGGCCGGGCGTACGTTGGATGGTCCGCATCGATCAGACCTTTACGTTGTTCATAGTGAGAAGACGATGCCCGCCTCCCAAGCGTCAACGGGGGAGCAAAAAGCGCTTCTGATTGGCTTAGTGCTGGCTCATGCAGATTTAACAGCCGCAATTTCCGGAATGACACCAATTTTGTTGTTGGATGAAGTCGCCGCGCATTTGGATCCGGGCCGACGGGAAGCCCTGTTTGCGCGTCTTGAAGTTCTTGGCGGGCAGGTTTTTATGACTGGAACAGATCAGAATCTCTTCAAAGACTTGCCGAGTGCCTCGCAGATCATCAATGTCGCAAACGGTGCCATTACGTTGAGCTAG
- the dnaN gene encoding DNA polymerase III subunit beta — protein MKVTLERTELLKSLTHVHRVVERRNTIPILSNVMLQAEGGDLNLKATDLDLEVVESIAAVVEVPGATTIPAHMIYEIVRKLPDGSQVVLETSGDDSTMEIRAGRSRFALQILPVTDFPDLTAGEFSHSFTMTAGGIRKLIDSTQFAISTEETRYYLNGIYMHTLEVDGGLRFRAVATDGHRLAQAELTAPEGSEGMPGIIVPRKTVGEIQKLLDDPEAEIKVEISETKIRFTIGAIILTSKLIDGTFPDYDRVIPKGNDKELRVDRDAFKAAVDRVSTIASDRGRAVKLSLSEGKIVLTVTNPDSGTATEEVAVEYDNEEFEIGFNSKYLLDIAAQLEADTALFTLADSGSPTLIRDDGSDDAIYVLMPMRV, from the coding sequence ATGAAAGTGACCCTTGAGCGGACCGAGCTTTTGAAGTCTCTGACTCACGTACACCGTGTGGTCGAACGGCGTAACACCATTCCGATCCTCTCCAACGTGATGTTGCAGGCTGAGGGTGGCGATCTGAATCTAAAAGCAACAGACCTTGATTTGGAAGTTGTAGAGAGCATTGCAGCCGTTGTGGAAGTGCCGGGCGCAACCACAATACCAGCGCACATGATCTATGAGATTGTTCGCAAGCTGCCAGATGGATCACAAGTGGTTTTGGAAACTTCTGGTGATGACAGCACAATGGAAATTCGCGCCGGACGCTCTCGTTTCGCGCTGCAGATTCTTCCAGTGACTGATTTTCCAGATCTGACAGCTGGCGAATTCTCCCACAGCTTCACAATGACAGCTGGTGGCATTCGCAAATTGATCGATAGCACTCAGTTTGCAATCTCTACCGAAGAGACACGCTACTACCTCAACGGCATTTACATGCACACTTTAGAGGTGGATGGTGGCCTGCGGTTCCGTGCTGTTGCAACAGACGGACACCGTCTTGCACAAGCTGAACTTACGGCACCTGAAGGCTCCGAAGGTATGCCAGGTATCATCGTACCGCGCAAAACCGTTGGTGAGATCCAGAAGCTTCTTGACGATCCAGAAGCTGAGATCAAAGTTGAGATTTCCGAAACTAAAATCCGCTTTACCATCGGCGCAATCATTCTGACATCCAAACTGATTGATGGCACCTTCCCGGATTACGATCGCGTTATTCCGAAGGGCAATGACAAAGAGCTGCGCGTTGATCGTGACGCTTTCAAAGCAGCTGTTGATCGCGTTTCTACTATCGCGTCTGATCGAGGCCGTGCGGTAAAGCTCTCTCTGAGCGAAGGTAAAATCGTTCTGACTGTCACGAACCCGGATTCCGGAACTGCAACGGAAGAAGTTGCTGTTGAATATGATAACGAAGAATTCGAGATCGGCTTTAACTCCAAATACCTGCTCGATATCGCAGCACAGTTGGAAGCGGATACGGCTCTCTTCACACTGGCAGATTCCGGCTCACCTACCCTTATCCGTGATGATGGTAGCGATGACGCCATTTATGTTTTGATGCCAATGCGCGTTTAA
- the dnaA gene encoding chromosomal replication initiator protein DnaA encodes MHVQEAPGPEQWDRVKKRLRAELGEDVFTSWFARVDMEGHNNGTVRLSVPTRFLKQWIQSHYSDRLMGLWKNECDEILKIELTVRGAIRPRPAAAKPAARPAMGGKTTDMRPIQVNDPIGMRAASPSPFMMGGRSGRVDPTSRDVLEGASLDPKYVFESFVEGESNVLALAAAKQIAGGGTVTFNPLYLHASVGLGKTHLMQAIANQARMSGRRVLYLTAEHFMYRFVAALQAQSAMSFKETLRSIDLLLIDDMQFLHGKQVQQEFCHTLNALIDGARQVVVAADRAPAELESLDDRVRSRLAGGLVVNISEPDFQLRRAIIDDRMRTQQRAYPNFTVPEAVLDYVGRNVTSSGRDLEGALNRLVAHNQLTNSPVTMEMAEITLRDLIRAAEPRRVKIEDIQRIVSKHYNVSKADLLSARRTRTIVRPRQIAMYLAKMMTPRSLPEIGRRFGNRDHTTVLHAVRKIEQLSKADNGLAQELELLKRMLDS; translated from the coding sequence ATGCACGTTCAGGAAGCTCCGGGACCGGAGCAATGGGATCGCGTTAAGAAGCGTCTACGTGCGGAACTGGGTGAAGACGTTTTCACGAGCTGGTTTGCACGCGTAGATATGGAAGGGCACAACAACGGAACCGTCCGTTTGTCCGTGCCTACCCGGTTTCTAAAGCAGTGGATCCAATCTCATTACTCAGACCGACTTATGGGTCTTTGGAAGAATGAGTGCGATGAAATTCTAAAAATCGAACTCACAGTTCGTGGCGCAATTCGTCCACGTCCTGCAGCAGCTAAACCAGCTGCGCGCCCTGCAATGGGTGGCAAAACAACTGACATGCGTCCAATTCAGGTAAATGACCCTATTGGTATGCGCGCAGCTTCACCTTCACCTTTCATGATGGGTGGTCGTTCAGGTCGGGTAGATCCTACGTCTAGGGATGTGCTGGAAGGTGCTTCTCTCGATCCGAAATACGTTTTTGAAAGCTTTGTTGAAGGTGAATCCAACGTTCTAGCGCTTGCTGCTGCAAAACAGATTGCTGGCGGCGGTACTGTAACTTTTAACCCACTCTATCTTCATGCATCTGTCGGTCTTGGTAAGACCCACTTGATGCAGGCAATTGCAAATCAGGCTCGTATGTCTGGCCGGCGCGTCTTATACCTGACTGCAGAACATTTCATGTACCGCTTTGTTGCTGCTCTTCAAGCGCAATCTGCAATGTCCTTCAAGGAAACTCTACGTTCTATCGATCTTTTGCTGATCGATGACATGCAATTTCTTCACGGTAAGCAAGTGCAGCAGGAGTTCTGTCACACTCTTAATGCATTGATTGATGGTGCCCGTCAGGTTGTTGTTGCAGCTGATCGCGCTCCGGCTGAATTGGAAAGCCTGGATGACCGCGTTCGCTCCCGCCTAGCAGGTGGTTTGGTGGTAAATATCTCCGAGCCGGACTTTCAGCTGCGTCGTGCGATCATTGATGATCGTATGCGTACTCAACAGCGCGCCTATCCGAATTTTACCGTGCCAGAGGCCGTTTTGGATTATGTTGGGCGCAACGTAACGTCTTCAGGTCGTGATCTTGAAGGTGCTTTGAACCGTCTTGTTGCGCATAACCAGCTGACCAATTCTCCAGTTACGATGGAAATGGCTGAAATCACACTGCGTGACCTCATTCGTGCTGCTGAACCGCGCCGCGTGAAGATCGAAGATATTCAGCGCATTGTTTCCAAGCACTACAACGTTTCCAAGGCGGATTTGCTTTCCGCGCGTCGAACTAGGACCATTGTACGCCCTCGTCAAATCGCTATGTATTTAGCTAAGATGATGACACCGCGTTCTCTGCCAGAGATCGGCCGTCGTTTCGGGAACCGTGACCACACAACAGTGCTTCACGCCGTTCGTAAAATTGAACAACTTTCCAAGGCAGATAATGGCCTTGCACAAGAGTTGGAGCTGTTGAAGCGCATGCTGGACTCCTAA
- a CDS encoding rhodanese-like domain-containing protein produces MHEAYAGDRSVTDVFESLKAESSAALVDVRTNAEWTFVGIPDLSALSKEVMLAEWHGFPSNGPHEGFTMQLSDALKQKGLDQSAAIYFLCRSGVRSKAAAIAMTTLGYKNCYNVAEGFEGSHDAEGHRGSVSGWKAEGLPWSQG; encoded by the coding sequence ATGCACGAAGCATATGCAGGCGATCGAAGCGTTACAGACGTATTCGAGAGCTTGAAAGCTGAAAGCTCTGCAGCACTTGTTGATGTAAGAACGAATGCTGAATGGACTTTTGTTGGCATACCTGACCTCTCCGCTCTGAGCAAAGAAGTGATGCTTGCCGAATGGCACGGATTTCCATCAAATGGGCCTCATGAAGGCTTTACGATGCAACTTTCTGATGCTCTGAAGCAAAAAGGACTTGACCAAAGCGCTGCAATCTACTTTTTGTGCCGCTCCGGAGTGCGGAGTAAGGCAGCAGCCATAGCGATGACAACCTTGGGCTATAAAAACTGCTACAACGTAGCAGAAGGCTTTGAAGGTAGTCATGATGCTGAAGGTCATCGAGGCTCAGTTTCTGGGTGGAAGGCTGAAGGCCTTCCTTGGAGCCAAGGTTAG
- the rpsT gene encoding 30S ribosomal protein S20 → MANTPSAKKAARKIARQTVTNKARRSRVRTYVRKVEEAIVSGDQTAAIEAFRVAEPEIMRASSKGVFHGNTASRRVSRLNARIKALGA, encoded by the coding sequence ATGGCCAACACCCCTTCGGCCAAGAAGGCAGCACGTAAAATTGCTCGCCAAACGGTCACTAATAAGGCTCGTCGTAGCCGCGTTCGCACTTACGTACGTAAAGTGGAAGAAGCAATTGTCTCGGGCGACCAGACAGCTGCTATTGAAGCATTTAGAGTTGCAGAGCCTGAAATCATGCGTGCATCCTCTAAAGGCGTATTCCACGGCAACACTGCATCACGCAGAGTTTCCCGTTTGAACGCACGCATCAAGGCACTCGGCGCCTAA
- a CDS encoding enoyl-CoA hydratase translates to MSYENILVETRGKVGLITLNRPKVLNALNSDLIAELDEALNVFDRDPEIGAMIIAGSEKAFAAGADIKVMAEYDYPQTYLMDFITSWDQIAQKRKPIIAAVSGFALGGGCELAMMCDFILAAESAQFGQPEIKLGVMPGAGGTQRLTRLVGKSKAMEMCLTGRMMDAAEAERAGLVSRVVPTADLLAEALKVAEKIASFSTPIVMMTKESVNRSYEVTLAEGIRFERRLFHSMFATSDQKEGMKAFIEKRKPEFEDG, encoded by the coding sequence ATGTCCTACGAGAATATTCTGGTTGAGACACGCGGCAAGGTTGGCCTGATCACGCTTAACCGACCCAAAGTACTAAATGCCTTGAACAGCGATCTAATTGCTGAGCTTGATGAAGCGTTGAACGTATTTGATCGTGATCCGGAAATCGGTGCGATGATTATTGCAGGTTCTGAAAAGGCATTTGCAGCAGGTGCAGACATTAAGGTGATGGCGGAATACGATTATCCGCAGACCTACCTGATGGACTTCATCACCAGTTGGGACCAGATCGCACAAAAGCGTAAACCCATCATAGCGGCTGTTTCTGGCTTCGCGTTGGGCGGCGGTTGTGAACTGGCAATGATGTGTGATTTCATTTTGGCAGCAGAATCGGCGCAGTTCGGACAACCAGAGATCAAACTAGGCGTTATGCCAGGTGCAGGCGGTACACAGAGATTAACAAGGCTTGTTGGTAAGTCAAAAGCCATGGAAATGTGCTTGACAGGCCGAATGATGGATGCCGCTGAAGCAGAGCGCGCAGGGCTGGTATCACGTGTCGTTCCAACAGCTGACCTATTGGCAGAAGCACTCAAAGTTGCTGAAAAGATTGCAAGTTTCTCGACTCCGATTGTTATGATGACAAAGGAAAGTGTAAACAGATCCTATGAGGTAACTCTTGCTGAGGGGATTCGTTTTGAGCGTCGCTTGTTCCACTCTATGTTTGCCACCAGCGATCAAAAAGAGGGTATGAAGGCATTCATCGAAAAGAGAAAACCTGAATTTGAAGACGGATAG